The Candidatus Flexicrinis proximus genome includes a window with the following:
- a CDS encoding sulfite oxidase, protein MSGRDGKSDKFIVHQQSPFNGGVDPGELGHDLLTPVADFYVRGHGPIPALDESRYLLHIEGMVDRPLTLTLSDLKRDFAEKTLEITLQCAGNRRSELHAIRPMQKNALLWTTEAISNATWTGVELGDVLEQAGVRPDAAHIAMTGHDLGAAPDGGGFGGSIPVEKALQPGTLLAWAMNGEPLTAIHGAPLRAIVPGYIAARSVKWLTQVTAQEHPSTNHFQAHDYKTFPRDVTEHNVNWTGGTMLNEHATHAAILVPGEGAAIASGRASVRGYAMAAGNAVIARVELSVDGGETWKDAVFESAPRQWIWALWSTEIELAPGAQTLIVRAHDSDGYVQPRHPSEIWNFRGYQNNAWHWVSVTSR, encoded by the coding sequence ATGAGCGGCAGGGACGGGAAATCCGATAAGTTCATCGTCCATCAGCAGTCCCCCTTTAACGGAGGCGTGGATCCCGGTGAACTCGGACATGATCTCCTGACCCCGGTGGCCGACTTTTACGTGCGCGGTCATGGCCCCATCCCGGCACTGGACGAGAGCCGCTATTTGCTCCACATCGAGGGTATGGTTGACCGCCCGCTTACGCTCACGCTGTCAGACCTCAAGCGCGATTTCGCCGAGAAAACCCTTGAGATCACTCTTCAGTGTGCGGGAAACCGGCGCAGCGAACTGCACGCCATCCGACCGATGCAGAAAAATGCGCTGCTGTGGACGACTGAGGCTATCAGCAATGCAACCTGGACCGGCGTCGAACTTGGCGATGTATTGGAGCAGGCGGGGGTCAGGCCGGATGCAGCACATATCGCAATGACCGGACATGATCTCGGAGCAGCACCCGATGGCGGTGGGTTCGGCGGCTCGATCCCGGTTGAGAAAGCGCTCCAGCCTGGAACACTTCTCGCCTGGGCGATGAACGGCGAACCGCTGACGGCTATCCACGGCGCGCCGTTACGCGCCATCGTACCGGGTTATATCGCGGCGCGAAGCGTCAAATGGCTTACTCAGGTCACGGCGCAGGAACATCCGTCAACCAATCACTTTCAGGCCCATGACTACAAGACCTTTCCACGCGACGTTACGGAACACAACGTCAATTGGACGGGCGGGACGATGCTCAACGAGCACGCCACACATGCCGCGATTCTGGTGCCAGGAGAAGGAGCTGCAATCGCTTCAGGGCGTGCAAGCGTGCGTGGCTACGCTATGGCCGCCGGGAATGCGGTCATTGCGCGCGTCGAGCTTTCGGTGGATGGCGGAGAAACGTGGAAAGATGCTGTGTTCGAAAGCGCGCCGCGTCAATGGATCTGGGCCCTGTGGTCAACCGAGATCGAACTTGCGCCGGGCGCGCAGACCCTGATCGTCCGCGCCCACGACAGCGACGGGTATGTTCAGCCAAGGCATCCGTCGGAAATCTGGAACTTCCGGGGCTATCAGAACAACGCTTGGCACTGGGTCAGCGTAACGAGCCGCTAG
- the ggt gene encoding gamma-glutamyltransferase, whose amino-acid sequence MSYDFASRRAMVMGQGGMVAANNPLAAQAGLDVLRRGGNAADAAVATAAVLNVTDPASTGIGGDMFALYYDAKTGAVTGLNGSGRAPKALSIEYLASQGISGAIPDRSVHAVTVPGACMGWYDLLQCHGRMGLSDVLRDAIHYARDGFPVHPVFGDAWAAPRNARFLAASPNTEDYLPGGNPPKVGQVVQLPGLARTFQLVAEGGPQAFYEGPIADAIVSTVQSLGGTLTHADLKAHSSTWDTPITTTYRGVTVHEIPPNGQGMTALIALNIAEAFDLASMPWDNPERLHLMVEAMRLAFADARQYIADPAFIQVPVAGLLDKNYAAERRSMISPDRAMTPPSYGLPVGKSDTVYFCTADGEGNACSFINSLYMGFGTGIVAKGHGIFLQNRGANFELDPKHPNSLQGGKRPYHTIIPGMLTRADGSLLGPFGVMGGFMQPQGHFQMVSAMIDDEVNPQDALDLPRWCLVDGTGSSVLALEEGIPFKTAAKLASLGHTVKPVTGEERGLFGCGQIILRDPESGVLFGGCDPRKDSVVTSY is encoded by the coding sequence ATGTCGTACGATTTCGCCTCACGGCGGGCGATGGTCATGGGGCAGGGCGGAATGGTCGCCGCCAATAATCCACTGGCCGCGCAGGCTGGGCTGGACGTATTGCGCCGGGGCGGAAATGCGGCGGATGCGGCAGTTGCCACTGCTGCTGTGCTGAACGTCACCGACCCAGCCTCGACCGGTATCGGTGGCGACATGTTCGCGCTCTATTACGATGCAAAAACGGGTGCCGTCACCGGGCTGAATGGCAGCGGGCGCGCGCCCAAGGCGTTAAGCATCGAATACCTCGCATCGCAGGGGATCAGCGGCGCGATTCCCGATCGCAGCGTCCATGCGGTAACCGTGCCGGGCGCCTGTATGGGCTGGTACGATCTGCTTCAATGCCACGGCCGCATGGGCCTGAGTGATGTCCTACGTGACGCGATTCATTACGCTCGCGACGGATTCCCCGTCCATCCCGTGTTTGGCGACGCGTGGGCTGCGCCACGAAATGCCAGATTTCTGGCGGCCAGTCCCAACACGGAGGACTATCTGCCTGGGGGCAATCCGCCAAAGGTCGGCCAGGTTGTTCAACTCCCCGGGCTTGCGCGTACCTTCCAGCTGGTGGCGGAAGGCGGGCCGCAGGCATTCTATGAAGGGCCGATTGCAGACGCTATTGTCTCAACGGTCCAGAGCCTGGGCGGGACGCTGACGCACGCGGACTTGAAGGCCCACTCTTCCACCTGGGATACCCCTATCACGACGACTTATCGTGGCGTGACCGTGCACGAGATCCCGCCTAATGGCCAGGGAATGACCGCCCTGATCGCGTTAAACATCGCCGAGGCCTTCGATCTCGCCTCGATGCCGTGGGACAACCCGGAGCGTCTGCACCTGATGGTCGAGGCGATGCGCCTTGCCTTTGCCGACGCGCGCCAATACATTGCTGACCCCGCCTTTATTCAGGTACCGGTTGCCGGGTTGTTGGACAAAAATTACGCCGCAGAACGCCGCTCGATGATTTCGCCGGACAGGGCAATGACTCCTCCGAGCTATGGCCTGCCGGTTGGAAAGTCGGATACGGTGTACTTCTGTACCGCAGACGGGGAAGGGAATGCGTGCTCGTTCATCAATAGCCTGTACATGGGTTTTGGGACCGGGATCGTCGCCAAGGGCCACGGGATCTTCCTTCAGAATCGCGGCGCGAATTTCGAACTGGATCCCAAACATCCCAACAGCTTGCAGGGCGGCAAGCGCCCCTATCACACCATAATTCCCGGCATGTTGACCCGCGCGGACGGGTCCCTGCTCGGCCCGTTCGGCGTCATGGGCGGTTTCATGCAGCCCCAGGGCCACTTTCAGATGGTCAGTGCCATGATCGACGACGAGGTTAACCCGCAGGATGCGCTGGACTTGCCGCGCTGGTGTCTGGTCGACGGCACCGGCTCAAGCGTGCTGGCCCTGGAAGAAGGTATTCCATTCAAGACCGCCGCGAAGCTCGCTTCGCTTGGCCATACCGTGAAACCCGTCACCGGTGAAGAAAGAGGTCTGTTCGGTTGCGGCCAAATCATCTTGCGGGACCCGGAGTCGGGCGTGTTGTTCGGGGGCTGCGACCCTCGTAAAGACAGCGTCGTGACCTCATATTGA
- a CDS encoding queuosine precursor transporter: MSSAAARTLAIRWPACFAAHSKGNPVKTYKYFDFVMGLFVTVLLLSNLLSSAKLIDLGLRLGSLQLAFDAGTLVFPISYIFGDILTEVYGYRRSRRVIWMGFVATALMGFFVWLTGALPAEAYWADTVGQTAYDKVLGGISGLVVASLAAYACGEFTNSYVLARMKVATRGNYLPLRTIGSTLVGQIVDTLVFLVIATALGTFPAELFWSLAVTNYLLKVGIEVVLTPLTLVVVNWLKRAEQEDFFDINTDFNPFRIDVG, translated from the coding sequence ATGTCATCGGCCGCCGCCAGGACACTCGCTATCCGCTGGCCAGCCTGTTTCGCTGCTCACAGCAAAGGAAACCCTGTGAAGACTTACAAGTACTTCGATTTCGTTATGGGACTCTTCGTCACCGTGCTGCTGCTCTCCAACCTACTGAGCAGCGCCAAGCTGATCGACCTGGGGCTGCGCCTCGGGTCACTCCAGCTCGCGTTCGATGCCGGAACGCTGGTCTTCCCGATTTCCTACATATTCGGCGACATCCTGACGGAAGTGTACGGTTACCGGCGGTCACGCCGAGTCATCTGGATGGGATTTGTCGCCACGGCCCTGATGGGGTTTTTCGTCTGGCTAACCGGGGCGCTTCCGGCAGAGGCATACTGGGCCGACACTGTCGGGCAAACGGCATATGACAAAGTGTTGGGCGGCATAAGCGGGCTCGTCGTCGCCAGCCTTGCTGCGTATGCCTGCGGAGAGTTTACCAACAGCTATGTCCTCGCCAGGATGAAGGTCGCAACGCGGGGTAATTATCTGCCTCTCCGCACGATCGGAAGCACGCTTGTGGGTCAGATCGTCGATACGCTGGTATTCCTGGTGATCGCCACGGCACTCGGCACATTTCCTGCAGAATTGTTCTGGTCGCTGGCTGTGACGAATTACCTGCTTAAAGTTGGCATTGAGGTTGTACTGACCCCGCTTACGCTGGTGGTGGTGAACTGGCTGAAGCGCGCCGAACAAGAGGACTTCTTCGACATAAATACGGACTTCAACCCGTTCAGAATTGATGTCGGATAG
- a CDS encoding DinB family protein has product MKSKEQIRTKLDESESYVNKVLDQVGDRWEQQIYPDGLQWNTRQVLIHITEADRGHNFQAMNIAEGKDVIPADFDVERYNARTTEKFATKTVVEARAELAANRKALLEWLDGLDEAKLDREGRHASGATMTVRNIIRMQALHAQAHARDIARVLGITLG; this is encoded by the coding sequence ATGAAGTCAAAAGAGCAAATTAGAACAAAGCTGGACGAATCCGAGTCGTATGTCAACAAAGTCCTCGATCAGGTCGGCGACCGCTGGGAGCAACAGATCTATCCTGACGGCCTGCAGTGGAACACCCGGCAGGTCCTGATCCATATCACTGAGGCGGATCGGGGACATAACTTTCAGGCGATGAACATTGCCGAGGGTAAAGACGTTATCCCCGCAGATTTCGACGTCGAGCGCTACAACGCCCGTACGACCGAGAAGTTCGCCACCAAGACGGTGGTTGAGGCGCGGGCAGAACTGGCCGCAAATCGTAAAGCGCTGCTCGAATGGCTGGATGGACTGGACGAGGCGAAACTGGATCGAGAGGGACGGCATGCCTCCGGGGCGACGATGACCGTGCGCAACATTATCCGGATGCAGGCGCTGCATGCTCAGGCACATGCACGGGATATCGCCCGTGTACTTGGAATTACCTTGGGATGA
- a CDS encoding uracil-DNA glycosylase, protein MAQNDERAQRLKQIADQVAACRLCRLYEKTTNPVPGSGDPNAEIVFVGEGPGEQEDLQGLPFVGRSGQYLDYLLSLIGMKRSQVFIANVVKHRPPGNRDPQPDEILACQPYLDTQLQILDPLLIVTLGRFSMARYFPNAKISSIHGTPRYEERIAYYPLYHPAAALRNPGLRQDMEDDINRIPALLAEVRKLRSGAVTLEVEESASALPPEDDSPLRQLSLF, encoded by the coding sequence ATGGCGCAGAATGACGAACGCGCGCAGAGACTGAAGCAGATCGCAGACCAGGTCGCGGCCTGCCGGTTGTGCCGTCTATACGAGAAGACGACCAATCCCGTCCCCGGAAGCGGTGATCCAAATGCCGAGATCGTATTTGTCGGTGAAGGCCCTGGTGAACAGGAAGATCTGCAGGGTCTGCCGTTCGTGGGCCGGTCGGGGCAATATCTCGATTATCTGCTGAGCCTGATTGGCATGAAACGCAGTCAGGTTTTTATCGCCAATGTCGTCAAACACCGTCCCCCCGGCAATCGCGACCCACAGCCGGATGAGATTCTGGCCTGTCAGCCGTATCTCGACACACAGCTCCAGATTCTCGACCCGCTGTTGATCGTCACGTTGGGCCGGTTCAGCATGGCGCGCTACTTCCCGAATGCCAAGATCAGCAGTATCCACGGGACACCGCGTTACGAAGAACGGATCGCCTATTATCCGCTCTACCATCCCGCCGCAGCGCTGCGTAATCCCGGATTGCGGCAGGATATGGAAGACGACATCAACCGTATTCCAGCGCTCCTCGCCGAGGTTCGCAAGCTCCGTTCAGGCGCCGTGACGCTGGAAGTCGAGGAGTCAGCCTCGGCCCTGCCGCCTGAGGACGACTCGCCGCTGAGGCAGCTCAGTCTGTTTTGA
- a CDS encoding glucose-1-phosphate thymidylyltransferase, whose protein sequence is MKAIILAAGQGTRLRPVTLTMPKPMVPVANQPLIAYAIDMLRAADLKEIGIIVNSLESPIVAALGDGSQMGVQLTFIIQAEQKGLAHACGLARDFVGSEPFAMLLGDNIFQDKMHSMLTGFEASDSEAAIGVGEVADPSRFGIAQVEGDRVLRVVEKPKEFIGNLAISGVYLFRNSIFDAIANIKPSWRNELEITDAIQYLVSSGKKVSQYTIGGWWIDAGKPDAIVRANQLVLGDMPYSPPPEGENIENSEVSARVVLGEGSKIINSVVRGPVVIGSGVTISNSYVGPYTAIGNNVTVEHSEIEASIVMQDCVLKGIDGRIDGSLMADGSIVSSSGQSLPKVHRFILAEDSYVQL, encoded by the coding sequence GTGAAAGCAATCATTCTCGCTGCGGGACAGGGGACGCGCCTGCGTCCTGTCACGCTGACAATGCCCAAACCGATGGTCCCGGTTGCCAATCAACCGTTGATTGCCTACGCCATCGACATGCTGAGAGCCGCAGACCTGAAAGAGATCGGCATCATCGTCAACAGTCTCGAGTCTCCGATTGTCGCGGCGCTGGGCGATGGCTCTCAGATGGGTGTACAGCTGACGTTCATCATACAGGCTGAACAGAAAGGCCTCGCGCACGCGTGCGGTCTGGCTCGCGACTTCGTGGGTAGTGAACCGTTCGCGATGCTGTTGGGGGACAACATCTTTCAGGACAAGATGCACTCGATGCTGACCGGGTTTGAGGCATCAGACAGTGAAGCAGCGATTGGCGTGGGTGAAGTGGCGGACCCATCTCGTTTCGGTATCGCGCAGGTCGAAGGCGACCGTGTACTGCGGGTGGTGGAAAAGCCCAAGGAATTCATCGGTAATCTGGCTATCAGCGGCGTGTATCTGTTCCGCAACTCGATCTTCGACGCAATCGCCAATATCAAGCCATCGTGGCGCAATGAGTTGGAGATTACCGACGCCATTCAGTACCTGGTGTCGTCCGGCAAAAAGGTCTCGCAGTATACGATTGGTGGCTGGTGGATTGATGCAGGCAAACCGGATGCGATTGTGCGCGCGAACCAGCTCGTACTGGGAGACATGCCCTACTCTCCCCCGCCAGAAGGCGAAAACATCGAGAATTCGGAAGTCTCGGCGCGCGTGGTTCTGGGCGAGGGCAGCAAAATTATCAACAGCGTCGTGCGCGGGCCAGTGGTGATTGGCTCAGGCGTGACGATCAGCAACAGTTATGTCGGACCCTACACGGCAATCGGCAACAACGTCACGGTCGAACACAGCGAGATCGAGGCGAGCATTGTGATGCAGGATTGTGTGTTGAAGGGGATTGATGGGCGTATTGATGGCAGCCTGATGGCGGACGGTTCGATCGTATCATCGAGTGGGCAAAGCCTGCCGAAAGTACACCGCTTTATCCTGGCCGAAGACAGCTACGTCCAACTATAG
- a CDS encoding pyridoxal phosphate-dependent aminotransferase: MSEQDTPIYAQDAQYRIPVNTYPSTQTQIPPSRMFEIKNALDKYLAKAGAGAPVYDASQGDGGASLPGVPAEILMRAAELQVKHGTGYDQPFGTKQFRDVTANKYWKLRPESGWAPENIAFVQGGRDGLNKAYQAMVSLGHGRVGDLLMVSAVPWISYSWGPYSLGLNVLYAPGNENDAWKYTVDGIQESVRFAAKEGRKIAGIVITSPDNPTGRTTPVEEQIELAHAALDAGVAYVLFDWIYHWVTDGGPNDINTVLQAFDKDKRERLMFLDGLTKSLGASNIRSAQLLAGSKVIKHIVSTASHGVVPSYYAQAVAIAAYENDFGVAAASILEPTRQSRHILRAALEQAGVRFVVGDGYYAFIDLTKYIEGGKKPDGTGFTDSADLGAYLGENFGVTVVPGIYFSEAGKNWARFSYALPPEKTAKAIARFFEGLNSTL; the protein is encoded by the coding sequence GTGAGCGAGCAAGATACACCCATTTACGCCCAAGATGCGCAGTATCGCATCCCCGTGAACACCTACCCGTCCACTCAAACTCAGATTCCTCCCTCGCGCATGTTTGAGATCAAGAACGCGTTGGACAAGTATCTAGCAAAGGCTGGCGCGGGTGCGCCGGTATATGACGCGTCGCAGGGCGACGGCGGCGCAAGCCTTCCTGGTGTGCCTGCCGAAATCCTGATGCGCGCGGCAGAGCTACAGGTGAAGCACGGTACGGGCTACGATCAGCCCTTCGGCACCAAGCAGTTCCGCGACGTCACAGCCAACAAGTACTGGAAACTTCGTCCGGAGAGCGGCTGGGCGCCGGAAAATATCGCCTTTGTTCAGGGTGGTCGTGATGGCCTGAATAAGGCCTATCAGGCGATGGTGTCCCTCGGCCATGGCCGCGTCGGTGACCTGTTGATGGTTTCGGCCGTCCCCTGGATTTCCTATTCGTGGGGGCCGTATAGTCTCGGCCTGAATGTCCTGTATGCGCCGGGCAATGAAAACGACGCGTGGAAATATACCGTTGACGGCATCCAGGAATCGGTCAGGTTCGCCGCGAAGGAAGGCCGCAAAATCGCCGGTATCGTCATCACATCCCCCGACAATCCCACCGGCCGCACGACTCCCGTCGAGGAACAAATCGAACTGGCACACGCCGCGCTCGACGCCGGCGTGGCGTATGTACTCTTTGACTGGATCTACCATTGGGTTACCGACGGCGGCCCCAACGACATCAACACCGTCTTGCAGGCCTTCGACAAGGATAAGCGCGAGCGCCTGATGTTCCTCGATGGCCTGACCAAGAGCCTCGGCGCGTCCAACATCCGCAGCGCCCAGCTTCTGGCCGGCTCGAAAGTCATCAAGCACATCGTCAGCACAGCATCTCATGGCGTCGTCCCGAGCTATTACGCGCAGGCCGTTGCCATCGCAGCCTACGAGAACGACTTCGGCGTCGCTGCCGCCAGTATCCTTGAACCGACCAGGCAGAGCCGCCACATTCTCCGTGCCGCACTTGAGCAGGCCGGCGTTCGCTTTGTGGTGGGCGACGGCTACTATGCCTTCATCGACCTGACGAAGTACATTGAAGGCGGCAAGAAGCCGGACGGTACCGGGTTCACCGACAGCGCCGACCTGGGTGCTTATCTAGGCGAGAACTTCGGCGTAACGGTCGTTCCCGGCATCTACTTCAGCGAAGCCGGCAAGAACTGGGCGCGCTTCAGCTACGCGCTCCCGCCAGAAAAGACCGCGAAGGCCATCGCGCGCTTCTTTGAAGGCCTCAACTCCACACTGTAA
- a CDS encoding FHA domain-containing protein — MQGGDSFRLVQRRGPQPNTVYELNKDVLTLGRDIANEIVINDAEVSRNHLRLQRGIDGFTIADLGSTNGTFINGQRLVGSRPLNNGDMVSLGETVTLGYERMRAGMAASAPDAPTYAPGPSPYSQQPPAQPSPYTPPGRDAAPYQQPVDPGYGTPPQPQQPYNPQPGYGQQAAQPGYGQQPAQPGYGQQPAQPGYYPQTPQEYGAPGYGQQPAYAPQGQIPPGYDYDPYAVREEEPRSALRWVAIGCGVLFVFCACIGGIGLVIIDTLRLWDSVPILKDIACIFANCG; from the coding sequence ATGCAGGGCGGCGACAGCTTTCGTCTTGTACAGCGTCGCGGGCCGCAACCTAATACGGTCTACGAGCTGAACAAAGACGTACTCACTTTAGGGCGCGACATCGCAAACGAAATCGTAATAAACGACGCGGAGGTGAGCCGGAATCACCTGCGTCTTCAGCGGGGCATTGACGGGTTCACGATCGCCGATCTGGGGTCCACCAACGGCACGTTCATAAATGGTCAGCGCCTCGTTGGCAGCCGTCCCTTGAATAACGGCGACATGGTCAGTCTGGGCGAAACTGTCACGCTCGGCTACGAGCGCATGCGTGCCGGGATGGCAGCCTCTGCCCCTGACGCGCCCACCTACGCGCCCGGCCCGTCTCCGTATTCGCAGCAGCCCCCTGCGCAGCCATCACCCTATACACCGCCGGGACGTGATGCAGCTCCGTACCAGCAACCGGTCGATCCGGGGTATGGAACGCCTCCACAGCCGCAGCAGCCGTATAATCCGCAGCCTGGATATGGCCAGCAAGCGGCACAACCCGGATATGGCCAGCAGCCAGCACAACCTGGATACGGCCAGCAGCCCGCGCAGCCCGGATATTACCCCCAGACGCCACAGGAATACGGCGCCCCGGGATATGGCCAGCAGCCGGCGTATGCACCGCAGGGGCAAATTCCGCCAGGCTACGATTACGATCCGTACGCTGTCCGGGAAGAAGAACCGCGCAGTGCGTTACGCTGGGTCGCCATCGGCTGCGGCGTGCTGTTCGTGTTCTGCGCTTGCATCGGGGGTATCGGGCTGGTCATCATTGACACGCTGCGCCTGTGGGACAGCGTGCCAATCCTCAAGGACATCGCCTGTATCTTCGCCAACTGCGGGTAG
- a CDS encoding VanZ family protein, whose protein sequence is MFEAVIPNASRAAWSVAALVLIVYGITCLVHLSAGGRNHLLRSLLMYAFWLFGLIIAVLIVLPLPEISPDFCAIYRRASTPQTVPFRFVRDIARASGIHYQISLRAIVGNFSFLQAFTNVGAFIPLGIYLRGFSRRSLLTATLAGFALSLSFEVVQGTGIFGLYPCPYRQFDVDDLILNTSGTLIGYVAMAVVGVFGGRPTRP, encoded by the coding sequence ATGTTTGAGGCTGTTATCCCGAATGCCAGCCGCGCGGCATGGAGCGTCGCTGCCTTGGTCCTGATCGTCTATGGCATCACGTGTCTGGTCCACCTCAGCGCGGGCGGCCGGAACCATCTGCTGCGCTCGCTTCTGATGTACGCTTTCTGGCTGTTCGGACTGATTATTGCCGTCCTCATCGTCCTGCCGCTTCCAGAGATTTCGCCGGACTTTTGCGCCATCTATCGGCGCGCCAGCACGCCGCAGACCGTGCCGTTCAGGTTTGTCCGGGACATAGCTCGTGCCAGCGGTATACACTACCAGATCAGCCTCCGGGCCATTGTCGGGAATTTCTCGTTTCTTCAGGCATTCACCAACGTTGGGGCGTTTATTCCCCTGGGAATCTATCTCCGCGGCTTTAGCCGGCGCAGCCTCCTTACCGCCACCCTTGCAGGGTTTGCCCTCTCCCTCTCGTTTGAGGTGGTTCAGGGGACCGGGATCTTCGGGCTTTACCCGTGTCCCTATCGTCAGTTCGATGTGGACGATCTGATCCTCAATACCTCCGGCACGCTGATCGGTTACGTGGCGATGGCAGTTGTCGGGGTTTTCGGGGGCCGCCCGACACGCCCTTAA
- the efp gene encoding elongation factor P: MIDVNQLRKGTTFTEDGDLFKVIEYQHVKPGRGSATIRVKVRNLRSGSIFEKTYPSGNAIQDIRLDNTEVEYLYDDGEFLNFIDNNTYEQPQLRKDIFGDDYHYLKGGMTVKLSSYENEILDYELPSSVDLEVIESEMAVAGDTANNPTKKVTVEGGLEVKVPMFVNVGDTIRIKTEDGSYMTRV; this comes from the coding sequence ATGATCGACGTAAATCAACTCCGCAAAGGCACTACATTTACCGAGGACGGCGACCTGTTCAAGGTAATCGAGTATCAGCATGTGAAACCAGGTCGCGGCTCTGCGACGATCCGCGTAAAGGTGCGTAACCTTCGCAGCGGCTCCATTTTTGAGAAGACTTATCCTTCCGGCAACGCCATCCAGGATATTCGTCTCGACAACACCGAGGTCGAATACCTGTACGATGACGGCGAATTCCTGAACTTCATCGACAACAACACCTACGAACAGCCTCAACTCCGCAAGGACATCTTTGGCGACGACTACCACTACCTCAAGGGCGGCATGACCGTCAAGCTCAGCAGCTATGAAAATGAAATCCTCGACTATGAGCTTCCGAGCAGTGTCGATCTCGAAGTGATCGAGAGCGAAATGGCGGTTGCGGGCGACACCGCCAACAACCCGACCAAGAAAGTGACGGTCGAAGGAGGCCTTGAGGTTAAGGTTCCCATGTTCGTCAACGTCGGCGATACGATCCGCATCAAGACTGAGGATGGCAGTTACATGACTCGCGTCTGA
- a CDS encoding TetR/AcrR family transcriptional regulator: MSSKQDRRVVRTRQLLRASLLALIHEIGFDQVTVQDITGRAGTNRATFYLHYADKHDLLAQIIGETLDELTLLRPPLHASPDEEIGTERLHLFFVGLFSHVLTNIEFYRVMFGAGGSTGVVNEIFDSVFKVGLRWLSRSGVITWRIPPDVMISMLGGAYLGMVHWIVAQPAAPSAETLADHFMELVLPGVLATLYLPQ; encoded by the coding sequence ATGTCGAGTAAACAGGATCGTCGCGTCGTACGTACCCGCCAACTCCTGCGGGCATCGCTCCTCGCCCTCATTCACGAAATCGGCTTCGATCAGGTAACGGTTCAGGACATCACTGGTCGCGCCGGGACAAATCGTGCAACGTTCTACCTGCATTACGCGGACAAACACGATCTGCTGGCACAGATCATCGGGGAAACACTCGATGAACTGACACTGCTGCGGCCGCCGCTGCATGCCTCGCCGGACGAGGAGATCGGAACCGAGCGACTACACCTGTTCTTTGTAGGTTTATTTAGCCACGTCCTCACAAACATTGAATTCTACAGGGTGATGTTTGGCGCAGGCGGCTCGACTGGCGTGGTCAACGAAATATTCGATAGTGTGTTCAAGGTGGGACTGCGGTGGTTGTCCCGTTCGGGGGTCATAACATGGCGCATCCCCCCGGACGTGATGATCAGCATGCTTGGCGGGGCTTATCTTGGCATGGTGCATTGGATCGTCGCCCAACCGGCAGCACCGTCTGCCGAGACACTGGCAGACCACTTTATGGAACTCGTCTTACCCGGAGTACTCGCCACGCTATATCTCCCGCAGTGA